The Prosthecobacter vanneervenii region TCATCCCCGGCATTGTCGCCCATCGGCGAAAACACGATCTGGTAGTTCTGCTGCGCAAAGGTGTACACCGCCCGGTTAAGCATTTCCTGCCTCTCCTGAGTCAGCGCTATTTTCCCGCCTTCCAGATATTGGTTCATGGCGTTCACGGTGATCGCCGCCAGCACCGAGAGAATGGAGATCACGATGACCAGTTCCGTCATCGAAAATCCGGCGGCGCACCGCCCCTGCTGCCAGGGGGCGTTGCGCGTGCGATTTCCGTTGGAACCAGCGAGGGTCATTCAGGGAGATTTCGGTTTAGTAGTAGATGACCCCTGTCGGGCTCGACAGAGACACCTTGGTCATGGACGTGATGGACGGGGGGAAAGTCACCGCATAACCGGCCGGCAGATACACGGCCAGCGACGACTCTGCGTAGCTGAGATAAGGACGCAGGAGATTGTATTTGGCGTCATTGGAACCCGCAGAGGCCCAGTCCAGCGCAGCCTGGGTGCGCCCCCGCACCTGCATGAAACTGGCCTGGGCCAGGTTCAGAGCCTCCGCGCGCGCGATTGCCAGATTGCGCTCGCTGTCGCTGCGCATGCGCGTCACGGACGGGATCGCCATGAAAGCAATGATGCCAATGATCGACACGCAGGCCATCATCTCCACGAGCGAGAAACCGCGTGGCTTGAGTCTGCTGTAAATGAAGGCAAAGGGGCTCATGGAAAAGAAGGCTGCGGCTTACTGCGTCACCAGATTCACCCGTGGAAAATCATCGCTCTGCCAGTCCGGGAGCGTGATGTACTGCTGCGAATTGACCAGGGCCTCCGTCTGAAGCTGCCCGCCACTGGAATAGCTGAGAAATTGATCCGCCGTTGTCTGGTCCACAAATCCAGCCCTCTGGATGGGATCGGCTGCGCCCGGTGTGGGCACCAGAAGGTTGAAGCGCCCCAGCGAGTTGCCGGCGCTGTTGTATCTGGCACGTATGTTTTCCAGACTCTGAAACTGAGCCGAAGTGCTGTTCACGCGGGTCTGGGCCATCACCCAGGCTGTCACCGCGCTCTGCAGCGATGCCTGCTGCTGCCTGGAGAGAACACGGTAGCTGTCGCGTGCGGCATTGGAGATGGCTGCGACCACGATCGATGACATGATGCCGATGATGGCAATCGTGAAGATCGCCTCGACAAAGCTGAATCCATGCTGCCGTCTGGAAGTGGCCATGTTCATAAGAGTCAATGCCGCGTAACCATGCCTGTCATAAAAAAGCCGCCGGGGAGAAACCTCCCCGGCGGACGAGAAGCGTCCGAATCTGTTGCTTTTGAGATCAACAAAGAACCGGGCGATGCACTACACGATCCTCAGATTACTGAGCGGAGGAGGTCGTGGTGTAGTTGAGCTGCTTGTTGCTGTTGTCCCAGCTCAGGTAGCTGATCACAGTGCTGCGGTCTTCGGCGTTGATGGCGCCGGAGGTGAAGAGCTTGCCCTTGAAGGCGCCCTGGGTGGGGGTCAGACCACCTTCAGCGGCGGCAACTGCGGAAGCAGTGTCGGTGATGGCGGTGGTGTCAACGCCAGCGGCGATGGCGGCGTTCACCACGGAAGCGACGGTCTGAGCGTTGCGGCGAGCAGAGGCGTCACGAGCGCTGGCGTTCAGGTTGCCGATGTTCGGGATGGCGATGGCGGCGATGATACCGATGATGGCGATCACGACGAGCATTTCCACGAGGCTGAAGCCAGACTTGCGGGAGGGATTGAGCTTGATGTTTTTCATAGTGTTTGTGTGTGTTTTGGCTGTTGGTGTTATTTCGAGTTGATCAGCTCGTTGAGTTGCTCAGCTTCGAATTATGAGAATTATAATTTGAACCGAAAATATGTTCAACGAATTTTTTCATAATTTTTACAAATTGAACGATTTATAGCAAATTTGAATATCTAAACCGCCCCTCATTGAGGTGGGATGATGGGCAGAAATAGCGTCTGAATACGGCCAGAAAGGCCTGCGACCACTACGATTGACGCGCACCGCCCCACATCCTTCGTCCGCGCAAACTGCCCCCGGATGAATCCATTATTTAATTGGTTATAAATGATTTACTATCAAGCCGTCTTCCCTGCCTGTTCACGATGGGCGCAGCTTGTTCACATCACCGCCACCTGCTTTAGCGCCTCGGCCCCTAGGAAACGGAGACCGCTGCCACGAGACCTGCACTGGTAAGCCTTACCTTATTATCAATTTTATAATCTAAATGGAATTTAAGGCGTTTTTAAACCCAGATGAAGCTGAAACGGGGGAGGCCACGCTCCATGATGCTATCGTGGCCCCACTACGCAGACGAGAATCCAAATCACCTGCTCGCCAAAGCTCCAGAAGCTGACAAAGTGCTGCATGATTCTCCTCAAAGCGTCTCTGTTCCTGCTCTCGGGCCTGTGTGTGGCTGCCATGGCCGCAGAAACACCAGCTGCCGCAGAACTCAGCCCTCCGGTGGTCGTCGTCCCAGCAGAGGTGCACGAGATCGCGCCTGAAATGGTGGAACGCCAGCTCGTGGACCACCCGGAGACGGTGATCATCGACGTACGCCAGGAGGAGGAGCGCCAGAACCGTGGCTACATCCTGAACTCCATCAATCTGGACTACTTCCACGGCCAGAAGACCCTGGACCTGCTGGCGCAGATGGACAAGACCAAGCCCTGCATCGTGTACTGCGCCCTCGGCGGACGGGCGCAGCGCATCGCGGTGGAGATGCACAAGATGGGTTTCAAGAACATCCTGCTGCTCAAAGGCGGCTTCAATGCGTGGACAGCCGCCGGGCAGGCTGTGGCGCGCTGAGACGGCGCTTCATGCCGCCTGCAGCTACCGCAGCACGAGCTTTTCCCCGCAGCGCATGACCTTGCAAGGCTGCTCCAGCCGCGCGCAGGCAGTCACAAATTCATCCGGGGTGTCGGTATTGAACTCAAACATCTCATAGTGGCAGGGCACCACCAGGCCTGCTCCCCCCGCCTTGGCCAGCGCGGCGGCCTCGGCGCCGTTCAGATTGCCAGCTACGCGGCGCTCCGGCTTGTTGCCATTGATGGGCAGCAACATGAGATCGCAGCGGTGTGCACGCACCTGCGCCACGATGTCGTCATGCCACAGGGTGTCGCCGCTATGGTAGATCGTGAAGGGGCCGCATTTGACGATGTAGCCTATATAGTGACAGCGGCCCTGGGAATCCCGCAGAACTTCATTGTGCCGGGCCACCACGCCGTGGATTTCCCACAGGCCTTCGGAGTAGATGCCATCGTCGCCAATACCACAATAGACCACCTCCTGCCCTCCCAGGCGTTTTTGTGCCTCCGGGATGATGGGATGCGGCAAATAGAGCCTGAAACCTGGATTTGCCTGCGCCAGCGGGATGAGGGTCTCGCCATCCAGATGATCAGTGTGCACGTGGCTGGCCGTCACGCGGGAGATGCCGGTGAGCAGGCGCGGGTCCACGCAGCGCTCGGTCATGCGCACGTGGGGCTTGTCCGTGGTGGCATACTTCTTGGTCAGCGAGTCGGAGAGGTAGGGATCAAACAGCATCCTCTCCCCTGCCCACTGCACCAGAAAGCCGCTCTGCCCCAGCCACCAGACGTGGAGAGAGTCCTTGTCATGGGGCGCAGCGGCGATGTCTGCCAGCAGGGTTTCGTCTTTTTGAAGAGGAATGATCATGCACCGAATTGAATGGCTGCGATTTTTTCCGCCATATCGTGACCGGCACAGAAGACCAGCTCCGCCGCCGCCGAGCGGGACATGCGCGCATGCAGGGCCACCACGCGGCCCATGCTCTGGCCGTCCACAAAAGCCTGCAGCGGGCGATGCTCGGGGTCGATGTTGCGGATCTCGACCGTGGTGTCAGGCGATAGCAGGGCGCTGCGCCAGTGCGCAGGCTGCAGCACGTTGGAGCCTACCAGCAGCCAGGCGGGGGTGTCTGCCAGCAGCGGAGCCGCGCCCATGCTGCGGGCGTAGGCGGTGGAACCGGCGGCCGTGGCCACCAGAGCGCCATCGCACACCAGCTTGGGGATGCGTTTGACGTGGTTCACGGTGATCTCCAGCCACGCGGACTGGCTGGTGGCGCGCTCCACCCAGGCATCATTGAAGCCATGCGCCGAATGCCTGCGCCCCTGCTCGTCCTCCACTTCGAGGAAAAGCATCGGCATCTGGCGGAAAATCACGTCACAAGGAGGAAAGGCATGCGCCGCGACCTGCTCCGGCGGATTCAGCAAAAAGCCCAGATGGCCCGCATTGATGCCGAAAAAGGGCAGTCGTGCGCGCCAGTGCTCGCGGATACTGCGGAGCATCGCGCCATCGCCACCGACGACATTGATGAAATCGGCGTCCTCTGCGCGCACATGGGCGCCATCCAGGGAGTCGCAGAGAGTTTTCACCTTGGGAATGGCCTGATCTGCCTGGAGGAAGTATTTGGCGTCGTCCAATGTCCCGCGTGCCCAGGTGCCCGGAACGGGCGCACGATAGAGACCGTAGCGTGCCATGTAGGCCTGCGCACGGGGTGGCACCAGATCATTCACCGGCTGGCCATGCACCAGGTGATCGCGGATCATGGTGCTGGAACCTTCCACCACCAGCTCGACGATCTGGGAATGAGGCGGCAGATCGTCGTCGCTGAGGGTATAGCCGGGGCGTTTGAGGACGGCGAAATTGGCCTGCTGCCAGAGCTCCGCGCCGCGCTCCCAGGTGCGCTGGATCATGGAGGCCCCGCGTGAGCCGCCGGCCACCAGGTCCGCGCCCACCACGTGCCAGACCTCTCCCTGCGTCTCAAAACGCTGCTGGAGCTGGTAATTCCGGGTAAAACTGTCCTGCTCGAAGTCAAAAAGGTCCACAATGACCCCGGGCAGGCAGCCAAAGACAATATCCGCCAAGGCAGCGCGATAAACGGCAGGAACACTGCCGGTGACCGGCTTGTCGGGCCGTGGGCCGCAGGGGATGACCCGGACCTCATCAAAGAGCTGGGTCAGCCGGGTGGCGATGGCCGCATGGTGGTTCCCGGGTGGGTTAAAGCTGCCTCCAAAAATAGCGATGCGCTTTGGCATTCGTCATCCTGCCAGCGCTGCGCCCGAGTGCAAGCACGTCGGCAGGGCTTTGGCGCAATGTCACCGAAAAGGCTGCTTTCTGTGTCGGATCCGGCAAAAGCGGGCCGCAGGGCATGGGAAGATGCGGAATGCGGCAAAAATTTCTTATTCCTACTTGATTTATATATTTTGGAGGAATATATACCGGTCACATAGCCTCAGACATCGCATTCAGCGCTGTCCTGCCATTCCTGGGACTGACCGGACCACCAGAAACACTCTTGATGTGTTTTCATCTGATTCGTTCAGTCCCATGCCGCACACGCCCACCGCTTGAAACGGAGACAATCCTTTTCTACCGCTGACGCCTGCCAGAAAACTGGATACCGAAGCCAGCAACGCCACCGAGACATGTTTTTCACCCAAGCCCTCAAACCCAAAACTCCAGCCGCACTGGCCCTGCTCCTCGTGGCAGCCACGACGGGCTGGGGTGCTGACACCGCCGGCAGCAAGATCACACGCGGTACGTTTTACCAAAACCCGCTGAGCTTTGGCACCACGCGCGATCCGGACCCGCCCAAGTATGCGCGCAATCTGAGCGAGATCGGGGTGGATTCCCTGCTGAACGTGAAGTGGCTGGACATCGGGCTGGACTACCGTTTCCGCTATGAGTACCGGGACAACGACCTCCGGCGCATCCAGTCCTCGCTGGACCAGCCGCTGCTGCACCGCACGCGGGCCTACATCGGGATCAAGGACATCCTGGACCCGTTCCGTTTTGCGTTTGAGATGCAGGATGCCCGGCGTGAGAACAGCCAGTTTGCCCGCGACAACCGCGACGTGAACGAGTTTGCGATCACGAGGCTGTATGGCGAGCTATACTTCAAGAACCTGCTGGGGCGCGATGCCATCGGCAGCAGCCGCCCGGTGAGCGTGCGCTTTGGGATTCACAACTTTGAATTCCTGGACCGTCGACTCCTCTCCAACAATGAGTGGCGCAACACGGCGAACACCTTCAAGGGCTTCCTGGGCAGCCTGGGGCAGGAGAGCAATGACTGGCAGGTGGACCTGCTGGCAGTGCAGCCGCTGAACCGTCAGAAGTATGCCTGGGACAGCCCGGTGCAAAAGCAGTGGGTGTATGGCGTGATCGGCCACTGGCGGCGCTGGTCCGACCTCGTGACACTGGAGCCCTACTACCTGGCGATGAACCAGTCTCCGCTGCCTGGAATCGCAGACTACCAGGTGCACTCCCCCGGCCTGCGTGCCTACGGCGTGGTGGGCACCACGGGGCTGGACTACGACTTCAGCCTGACCTACCAGACCGGGCGCAACGGGACACGCACCATCCAGGCCTATGCGGGCACCTTTGAGCTGGGCTACACCTTTGCCTCCAATCCGTGGAAGCCACGCCTGAGCCTCTTCTACGGACGTGCGAGCGGCGACCACAACCCGAATGACAACAAGGACAACCGCTTCCAGCGCTTCTACGGCTTCAGCCGGTCATGGTCTGCCAATGACTACATCACCTACCAGAACGTGAGCACGCCCACCGTGCGTCTGGAGATCAAGCCACACCAGAATCTGCGCCTGGACATGAACTGGAGCGCCTACTGGCTGGAAAGCGCCACGGATGTCTATTCTGTGGGCAATGTCATCCAGGTGCAGGATAAAACCGGAAGAAGCGGCAACTACCTGGGCAGCGAGTATGACATCCGCGCCCGCTACACGTGGGATCCGAAAACCGAGATCACCGTGGGCTACTCCTACTTTCAGTCCGGAGGCTACGTGAAAGCGCAGCTCCACCGAGACCACACGAACTTCGCCTACTTCCAGCTGAGCCGACGCTTCTTCTAACCCACGTCACCAAAGCCAGCCCCTGCTTTTTTCAGGCCGCCGTAGCCGGTCAAGGGGCGTGCCATGCCAATTTTTTCCATCCCATTCCTTCAATCCCCCCCGCAAACGCCATCTCTTATGAAAACAACCCTGACACTCATCACCACCGCCCTGCTGGGCCTCGCCGCACAGGCAGCCGACTTTGAGCTGCTGAACGTCTCCTACGACCCCACCCGCGAACTCTACGCGGAGTACAACAAAGCCTTTGCCAAGCACTACAAGGAAACAGCCGGCAAGAAGGTGAGCATTGATCAATCCCACGGCGGCTCCGGCAAGCAGGCGCGCGCCGTGATCGACGGCCTGGAGGCTGATGTGGTGACGCTGGCGCTGGCGGGAGACATTGACGTGATCGGACAGCAGGCGGGCCTCATCTCCAAAGACTGGCAAAAGCGCCTGCCCAACAGCAGCGCGCCCTACACGAGCACGATCGTCTTTGTGGTGCGCAAGGAGAACCCGAAAAACATCAAGGACT contains the following coding sequences:
- a CDS encoding type II secretion system protein codes for the protein MTLAGSNGNRTRNAPWQQGRCAAGFSMTELVIVISILSVLAAITVNAMNQYLEGGKIALTQERQEMLNRAVYTFAQQNYQIVFSPMGDNAGDELAILRTLQYRDPNSYRAKLGSPYIDPRYNPGTSSSTKDYRLQWTGKVFKVLEPGDSGSGLLMNFDGTDFTTPFAFPPDFQMAGN
- a CDS encoding type IV pilin protein — its product is MSPFAFIYSRLKPRGFSLVEMMACVSIIGIIAFMAIPSVTRMRSDSERNLAIARAEALNLAQASFMQVRGRTQAALDWASAGSNDAKYNLLRPYLSYAESSLAVYLPAGYAVTFPPSITSMTKVSLSSPTGVIYY
- a CDS encoding type II secretion system protein, producing the protein MATSRRQHGFSFVEAIFTIAIIGIMSSIVVAAISNAARDSYRVLSRQQQASLQSAVTAWVMAQTRVNSTSAQFQSLENIRARYNSAGNSLGRFNLLVPTPGAADPIQRAGFVDQTTADQFLSYSSGGQLQTEALVNSQQYITLPDWQSDDFPRVNLVTQ
- a CDS encoding prepilin-type N-terminal cleavage/methylation domain-containing protein codes for the protein MKNIKLNPSRKSGFSLVEMLVVIAIIGIIAAIAIPNIGNLNASARDASARRNAQTVASVVNAAIAAGVDTTAITDTASAVAAAEGGLTPTQGAFKGKLFTSGAINAEDRSTVISYLSWDNSNKQLNYTTTSSAQ
- a CDS encoding rhodanese-like domain-containing protein, with the protein product MILLKASLFLLSGLCVAAMAAETPAAAELSPPVVVVPAEVHEIAPEMVERQLVDHPETVIIDVRQEEERQNRGYILNSINLDYFHGQKTLDLLAQMDKTKPCIVYCALGGRAQRIAVEMHKMGFKNILLLKGGFNAWTAAGQAVAR
- a CDS encoding MBL fold metallo-hydrolase — protein: MIIPLQKDETLLADIAAAPHDKDSLHVWWLGQSGFLVQWAGERMLFDPYLSDSLTKKYATTDKPHVRMTERCVDPRLLTGISRVTASHVHTDHLDGETLIPLAQANPGFRLYLPHPIIPEAQKRLGGQEVVYCGIGDDGIYSEGLWEIHGVVARHNEVLRDSQGRCHYIGYIVKCGPFTIYHSGDTLWHDDIVAQVRAHRCDLMLLPINGNKPERRVAGNLNGAEAAALAKAGGAGLVVPCHYEMFEFNTDTPDEFVTACARLEQPCKVMRCGEKLVLR
- a CDS encoding NAD(+)/NADH kinase: MPKRIAIFGGSFNPPGNHHAAIATRLTQLFDEVRVIPCGPRPDKPVTGSVPAVYRAALADIVFGCLPGVIVDLFDFEQDSFTRNYQLQQRFETQGEVWHVVGADLVAGGSRGASMIQRTWERGAELWQQANFAVLKRPGYTLSDDDLPPHSQIVELVVEGSSTMIRDHLVHGQPVNDLVPPRAQAYMARYGLYRAPVPGTWARGTLDDAKYFLQADQAIPKVKTLCDSLDGAHVRAEDADFINVVGGDGAMLRSIREHWRARLPFFGINAGHLGFLLNPPEQVAAHAFPPCDVIFRQMPMLFLEVEDEQGRRHSAHGFNDAWVERATSQSAWLEITVNHVKRIPKLVCDGALVATAAGSTAYARSMGAAPLLADTPAWLLVGSNVLQPAHWRSALLSPDTTVEIRNIDPEHRPLQAFVDGQSMGRVVALHARMSRSAAAELVFCAGHDMAEKIAAIQFGA
- a CDS encoding alginate export family protein — translated: MFFTQALKPKTPAALALLLVAATTGWGADTAGSKITRGTFYQNPLSFGTTRDPDPPKYARNLSEIGVDSLLNVKWLDIGLDYRFRYEYRDNDLRRIQSSLDQPLLHRTRAYIGIKDILDPFRFAFEMQDARRENSQFARDNRDVNEFAITRLYGELYFKNLLGRDAIGSSRPVSVRFGIHNFEFLDRRLLSNNEWRNTANTFKGFLGSLGQESNDWQVDLLAVQPLNRQKYAWDSPVQKQWVYGVIGHWRRWSDLVTLEPYYLAMNQSPLPGIADYQVHSPGLRAYGVVGTTGLDYDFSLTYQTGRNGTRTIQAYAGTFELGYTFASNPWKPRLSLFYGRASGDHNPNDNKDNRFQRFYGFSRSWSANDYITYQNVSTPTVRLEIKPHQNLRLDMNWSAYWLESATDVYSVGNVIQVQDKTGRSGNYLGSEYDIRARYTWDPKTEITVGYSYFQSGGYVKAQLHRDHTNFAYFQLSRRFF